CCATCATGGCAGCCATCTATCTCTCGACGATGGGACCGCGCGGATTGCGTGAGGTCGCTGAGCAGAATGCGCAGAAGGCCGCTTATTTGGCCCGCGAGATCTCTCGTCAATCTGGATTCCGCCTTCGCTTCTCCGGTTCGCACTTCAATGAATTCGTCGTGCAGTCGGAACGGCCGGTCGAGCTGGTCCTCGACCGATTGCGCGAGCGGAAGATCTTGGGCGGCCTCCCCTTGGGGCCCTACTATCCCGAGTTGCGCGATTGTTTCCTCGTCTGCGTGACGGAGATGATCACGCGCTCGATGATGGAGACATATTTGCACGTGCTGGATGAACTATGAAGGAGACACCGTGCCACGTCAGTCGCGATGAAGCATTGATCTTCGAGCGCTCTCGTCCGGGGCGAACGGCCTATAGTGTGCCGCCGCTCGATGTCCCAACGGTTCCGCTGGAGACGTGGATCGAAGCGCGTTTTCTGCGCACGGAGCCGGTGGCCGGAATGCCGGAGGTGAGCGAGGTGGACGTCGTCCGGCATTTCACGCGGCTCTCTCGGTGGAACTATGCCGTGGATGTCGGCCTGTATCCCCTGGGCTCCTGCACGATGAAGTACAACCCGAAGATGAACGAGCGCGTGGCTCGGCTGGAAGGTTTCGCTTTTCATCATCCGTTGACTCCGGAGGAGCTGTCGCAGGGGAGCTTGGAGGTCCTCAAGACATTGGAGGAGTTGCTCTGCGAAATCACGGGCATGGCGGCCGGCTGTTTGCAACCGGCTGCTGGAGCGCATGGGGAGTTGACGGGTCTTCTGCTCATCCGCGCCTGTTTGGAAGCGCGGGGCGATGCGCGGCGGAAAGTCCTCATCCCGGACTCCGCGCACGGCACGAATCCCGCGAGCGCAGCCATCTGCGGATATAGCGTGCAAACGATTCCTTCCAATGAGCGCGGGCTCATTGACCTGGACGCGCTTCGCCGCGCGGCCGATCGCGATCTCGCGGCGCTCATGCTCACGAATCCCAACACGCTCGGGCTCTTCGAAGAGGAGATCGAGGAGATCGTGCGCATTGTGCATGAGGCCGGAGGATTGGTCTACATGGACGGGGCGAATATGAATGCCCTGGTCGGGATCGCGCGTCCGGGAGACATGGGTGTGGACGTCATTCACCTGAACATCCACAAGACGTTCTCCACGCCGCATGGTGGAGGAGGGCCTGGAGCGGGTCCTGTCCTTGTGACCGCGGAATTGGAACCATTCCTCCCGGTACCCCGCATCGTGCGTCGCCACGATGGCCGACTCGCGCTCGATTACGACCGGCCTCATTCGATCGGGCGCGTGCGCGCCTTTTATGGGAACTTCGGTGTGCTCGTGCGGGGGTTGAGCTACATCCTGACGATGGGGCCCGAGGGGTTGCGCGAGGTCGCCGAGACGGCCGTGCTCAACGCCAACTATCTCGCTCATCATCTGAAGGACACCTACGAGATCGCCTATCCCGGTCCTGTCATGCATGAGGTGGTCTTCTCCGATAAACGGCAACGGGCCTATGGCGTCCGGAACGTGGACATCGCCAAGCGGCTCATTGATTATGGGTTCCATCCGCCCACGATGTCCTTCCCGCTGATCGTCCCAGGAGCTCTGATGGTGGAGCCGACCGAGACCGAATGTCGGGAGGAATTGGACCTGTTCATCGCCGCGATGAAAGCGATCGATCGCGAGTGTCGGGAGAATCCTGAGCTGGTGCGCACGGCGCCACATCGCACGCGCCTCGGGCGCTTGGACGAAGTCGCCGCCGCACGGCATCCGGTCTTGCGCTGGCGTCCCGAGGATTCGCGCGCGCGGTCCGCAGCCTCGCCGGAGAGCGCCGAGAAGGAACGGGTCGCTTCGCCAGAACCCTGAGCGCGCCCGCACGAATTACGAGATCGTGAATTCGGACTCGTCGTCGTGAGTGCGCGCTAAAGAGATCCCCAACAAGATCATCGCTGCCCCGATCAATTGCTCTGGGCTCGGACGCTCGTTCAATCCAATCCACGCGACCAGCAGGGCGATTGCCGGGCTCAAGTTCGAGTAGATGGCCGTGCGCGTGCTCCCCAAGCGCTTGAGGCTGTAATTCCACACGATGAAACAGAAGACGATGGCGCCGAGCGCGCTGAACAAGAGCGCCGCCCACGCCATCGGGCGAATGGTCGTCCACGACTGCTCTCGCAGGGCGGGCAAGGAGACCAACACCAGTGGGATCGTTCCGGCGATCATCGTCAGCAGCGTGCTCTTCACCGCTCCATAGCGGTGGACATGCCGCTTCACTCCGATCGTGTAGAAGGACCAGCACACGGTCGCCACAAGGAGCAAGAGGTCTCCGAATGCGGTCTCGCGCAGAGATCCGTCGGCTCCCAGGAGCGCGCGCGGTGCTCGAAGGCGACTCCAATCCTCGCCGATGATGAAGGCGATCCCCAGGAATGAGAGCCCGATGCCGAGAGCCATGCGCCCGGTCACGCGCTCCTGTCCGCGCGCGGCGCTGAGCAGCGCGACGACCATGGGCGTCGTCGCCAAGATCAAAGCCGCCGTGCTCGCTCGCGAGCGCGCCAGACCCTCGATGAAGGCGATTTGAT
The window above is part of the Blastocatellia bacterium genome. Proteins encoded here:
- the gcvPB gene encoding aminomethyl-transferring glycine dehydrogenase subunit GcvPB yields the protein MKETPCHVSRDEALIFERSRPGRTAYSVPPLDVPTVPLETWIEARFLRTEPVAGMPEVSEVDVVRHFTRLSRWNYAVDVGLYPLGSCTMKYNPKMNERVARLEGFAFHHPLTPEELSQGSLEVLKTLEELLCEITGMAAGCLQPAAGAHGELTGLLLIRACLEARGDARRKVLIPDSAHGTNPASAAICGYSVQTIPSNERGLIDLDALRRAADRDLAALMLTNPNTLGLFEEEIEEIVRIVHEAGGLVYMDGANMNALVGIARPGDMGVDVIHLNIHKTFSTPHGGGGPGAGPVLVTAELEPFLPVPRIVRRHDGRLALDYDRPHSIGRVRAFYGNFGVLVRGLSYILTMGPEGLREVAETAVLNANYLAHHLKDTYEIAYPGPVMHEVVFSDKRQRAYGVRNVDIAKRLIDYGFHPPTMSFPLIVPGALMVEPTETECREELDLFIAAMKAIDRECRENPELVRTAPHRTRLGRLDEVAAARHPVLRWRPEDSRARSAASPESAEKERVASPEP
- a CDS encoding DMT family transporter — encoded protein: MRRSRVSWVDGLLLLMSTVWAINFTVVKIALHDFSPLSFNALRFIIASLALVLLFRMRREAWAVESEDLGSLIALGILANTIYQIAFIEGLARSRASTAALILATTPMVVALLSAARGQERVTGRMALGIGLSFLGIAFIIGEDWSRLRAPRALLGADGSLRETAFGDLLLLVATVCWSFYTIGVKRHVHRYGAVKSTLLTMIAGTIPLVLVSLPALREQSWTTIRPMAWAALLFSALGAIVFCFIVWNYSLKRLGSTRTAIYSNLSPAIALLVAWIGLNERPSPEQLIGAAMILLGISLARTHDDESEFTIS